The Chloroflexota bacterium nucleotide sequence CTGGGCATGACCCTCGTCCTGAGCGTCGTCGGCTGGCGCCTCTTCGCGAAATTCGACCGCGCCACGCGCCGCCGCGGCTTGCTGGAGGCGTTTTGAGGCACCCGATGACGGCCGAACTTCGTCCCGCGCTGCTGGCGGTGTGGGCGTCGTTCCTATGCCGATGGCAGGAAGTCGGACGCGCCAAGGTCCGCTTGCTGTCCCTCTTGATCAACGTGGCGACACTCCTTATCCCCCTGCTGTTGGCGCAACTGGCGTTCGGCAGCGAGGGATTCGCGGCCAGCGGCGGCGGGGAGCACGTCGTCGCGTTCGTCGCCGTCGGGTGGCTCGCGCTGCATGTCGCCCAAAGTGCAGCCACGGGGACCCAGAGCTATCTCCGCTCGGGGAATGAAACCGGCGTGCTGCCGCACCTCTGCACCACGCGAGTCGCGCGATGGGTGCCGATTGCCGGGGTGACGCTGTTTGAGCTGGCGACCATGCTGATTCTGGCGCTCGCCATCCTGGTCGTCGTGTTGCTGGTCGCCGGCGGGTTTCCGGCAGTGAGCCTTCTTAGCATCCCCGTGATTCTGCTAAGCCTGGTCGGATTCGCCGGCATGGGGCTGGCCTGGGGCAGCGTGGCGCTGGTGGTCCGGCAGTGGCAGGTCCCGCGACTCTTCGACAGCATCGCCTTTCTGCTCGCGGGAGCAGCCTTTCCGATCGCCGTCCTGCCGGCCGAGGTCAGGTGGATCAGCTACGGCCTGCCCCACACCTACGCCCTGGACGCCATCCGCCACACGCTGCTGGGCACGCCCACGCTGATCCCCATCTGGGCCGAGTTGATCATCCTGTCGCTGACCGCTGTCGTCGCCGGCATCGGCGGCGTCGCCGTCTTCAACCGCCTCGACCGCTACGCCACCCGCCACGGCCTGGTGGGGCTGTACACCTAGGTCCCGCG carries:
- a CDS encoding ABC transporter permease, which codes for MTAELRPALLAVWASFLCRWQEVGRAKVRLLSLLINVATLLIPLLLAQLAFGSEGFAASGGGEHVVAFVAVGWLALHVAQSAATGTQSYLRSGNETGVLPHLCTTRVARWVPIAGVTLFELATMLILALAILVVVLLVAGGFPAVSLLSIPVILLSLVGFAGMGLAWGSVALVVRQWQVPRLFDSIAFLLAGAAFPIAVLPAEVRWISYGLPHTYALDAIRHTLLGTPTLIPIWAELIILSLTAVVAGIGGVAVFNRLDRYATRHGLVGLYT